In Solanum stenotomum isolate F172 chromosome 6, ASM1918654v1, whole genome shotgun sequence, one DNA window encodes the following:
- the LOC125867224 gene encoding uncharacterized protein LOC125867224, producing MNPILEGYIEESEGTEIISNPQHYLVAEDQVYINKQIISEVMKRYAFVREFCFVAKRSSPTCYYLKCATENCSWIFKSSCLNNSKLFKVRKFYDTHSCPLKDRIQSKRQSTSGVLGAMLVEKYVDLKTVYTPTDIQANMLRIHGISLTYMQAWRALDASIRGWEYCRPIVVVDGTHLKSTYEGTMLIASTLDPGGHILPLTYGIVNSENDDSWLWFFENFKNAFGEREDMCFVSDRNKSIWNATAAVYPEFRHYSCIYHLWTNLLKKTYRDTEEVRTLFFSLANAYTVQEFDELMKMMDQINPKYCAYLQKANYKKWSRAHSPVKRTWTLTSNIAESLNNGILVGRRLPEVPLLEFVRKTIEAWNEKHNEEGTRINNTPSYHYRWCKEVYGMSEYMNV from the exons ATGAATCCAATTTTGGAAGGTTATATTGAAGAATCTGAAGGAACTGAAATAATTTCAAATCCTCAACACTATTTGGTGGCCGAGGATCAAGTTTATATAAACAAGCAAATTATATCGGAAGTTATGAAGCGATATGCATTTGTAAGAGAGTTTTGTTTCGTTGCAAAAAGATCAAGTCCTACCTG TTACTATCTAAAGTGTGCTACAGAAAACTGTTCATGGATTTTTAAATCCTCATGTTtgaataattcaaagttattcAAAGTGAGGAAATTCTATGATACACATTCTTGTCCATTGAAGGACCGGATTCAATCAAAGCGACAATCAACAAGTGGTGTGCTTGGGGCAATGTTGGTTGAAAAGTATGTCGATCTGAAGACCGTTTACACACCAACAGACATACAAGCAAACATGCTAAGGATACATGGTATTTCATTGACATACATGCAAGCATGGAGAG CACTTGATGCAAGTATAAGAGGTTGGGAGTATTGTCGACCAATAGTAGTCGTGGATGGTACACATTTAAAATCAACATACGAAGGCACAATGTTGATAGCTAGCACATTAGATCCAGGAG GTCACATCTTGCCACTTACATACGGAATAGTTAATTCAGAAAATGATGATTCATGGTTATGgttctttgagaattttaaaaatgcaTTCGGTGAAAGGGAAGATATGTGCTTTGTTTCTGATAGAAATAAGAGCATTTGGAATGCTACTGCAGCTGTTTATCCCGAATTCAGACATTACTCATGCATATACCATCTATGGACCAATTTACTAAAGAAAACATACAGAGATACAGAAGAGGTAAGAACATTATTCTTCAGTTTAGCAAATGCTTACACTGTTCAAGAgtttgatgaattgatgaaaatgatggatcaaattaatccaaaatattgTGCTTATCTACAAAAAGCAAATTATAAGAAATGGTCACGCGCACATTCACCAGTAAAAAGGACTTGGACACTAACAAGTAACATTGCAGAGTCACTAAATAACGGTATTCTTGTTGGAAGAAGGTTACCAGAGGTACCATTGTTGGAATTTGTTAGAAAAACAATTGAAGCTTGGAATGAGAAACACAACGAAGAAG GTACGCGCATCAACAATACACCTTCATACCATTACAGATGGTGCAAA